Proteins from a single region of Ananas comosus cultivar F153 linkage group 3, ASM154086v1, whole genome shotgun sequence:
- the LOC109707745 gene encoding arsenate reductase 2.2 isoform X1 produces the protein MARSLSYITPSQLISITRNPKIAIIDVRDEERSYDAHIAGSLHFPSDTFSERLPDLLRSVRGRDTLVFHCALSKVRGPSCARLFLDYLSETKDAGIKNVMILERGFNGWQAAGRPVCRCTDAPCKTHDV, from the exons ATGGCGAGGAGCCTCTCCTACATCACGCCCTCGCAGCTCATCTCCATCACCCGCAACCCCAAGATCGCCATCATCGATGTcag GGATGAGGAGAGGAGCTACGATGCGCACATCGCGGGGTCGCTCCACTTCCCCAGCGACACCTTCTCCGAGAGGCTCCCCGATCTCCTCCGATCCGTGCGGGGCAGGGACACCCTCGTCTTCCACTGCGCCCTCAGCAAG GTCCGGGGACCATCATGTGCGCGATTGTTTTTGGATTATTTATCAGAAACAAAAGATGCTGGCATAAAAAATGTCATGATTTTGGAACGCGGATTCAATGGATGGCAGGCTGCTGGCAGACCTGTTTGTCGCTGCACCGACGCTCCCTGCAAAACTCATGACGTTTGA
- the LOC109707745 gene encoding arsenate reductase 2.2 isoform X2 — MSDVLCQQRDEERSYDAHIAGSLHFPSDTFSERLPDLLRSVRGRDTLVFHCALSKVRGPSCARLFLDYLSETKDAGIKNVMILERGFNGWQAAGRPVCRCTDAPCKTHDV, encoded by the exons ATGTcag ATGTGCTGTGCCAACAAAGGGATGAGGAGAGGAGCTACGATGCGCACATCGCGGGGTCGCTCCACTTCCCCAGCGACACCTTCTCCGAGAGGCTCCCCGATCTCCTCCGATCCGTGCGGGGCAGGGACACCCTCGTCTTCCACTGCGCCCTCAGCAAG GTCCGGGGACCATCATGTGCGCGATTGTTTTTGGATTATTTATCAGAAACAAAAGATGCTGGCATAAAAAATGTCATGATTTTGGAACGCGGATTCAATGGATGGCAGGCTGCTGGCAGACCTGTTTGTCGCTGCACCGACGCTCCCTGCAAAACTCATGACGTTTGA
- the LOC109707105 gene encoding putative AP2/ERF and B3 domain-containing protein Os01g0140700 encodes MFQRNPSCKSQTADNMSADSSCCMGKEFSEKSEVLWWMSSAGASAALDLSAPESSVGADAEHRKLPSSRYKGVVPQPNGRWGAQIYDRHCRVWLGTFGDEAAAARAHDVAALRFRGSDAVTNFKPLSEREEGPTAELAFLAAHSKDEIVDMLRKHTYLDELRQSRRRHGPKAMTAHSSNNLLGFVREFLFDKAVTPSDVGKLNRLVIPKQHAERHFALKSEDIAGKGVLLNFEDGDGKVWRLRYSYWKSSESYVLTKGWSRFVKEKGLKPRDVVGFWRSSSGLEQQLYIDVKQRAAMPEGGRIMQPPAAVRDAQMVRLFGVNIFNNTRVGGGEGLDRGGNGSSGGGDGDGDGYHIRSKEIELFPRQLFYDASVHFVDGGGDQSYVD; translated from the exons ATGTTCCAACGTAATCCGTCCTGCAAATCGCAAACTGCAGATAACATGAGCGCCGATAGCAGTTGTTGCATGGGAAAGGAATTCTCCGAGAAGTCGGAGGTGCTCTGGTGGATGAGCAGCGCCGGCGCGAGTGCAGCGCTCGATCTGAGTGCTCCGGAGTCGAGTGTCGGGGCCGATGCCGAGCACCGGAAGCTCCCGTCGTCACGTTACAAAGGGGTGGTCCCCCAGCCGAACGGCCGGTGGGGCGCCCAGATCTACGATCGGCACTGCCGCGTCTGGCTCGGCACATTCGGCGACGAGGCGGCGGCCGCCCGCGCCCACGACGTCGCCGCATTACGCTTCCGCGGCAGCGATGCCGTCACCAACTTCAAGCCCTTATCGGAACGCGAAGAAGGCCCAACCGCCGAGCTCGCGTTCCTCGCAGCGCATTCGAAAGACGAGATCGTCGACATGCTGCGTAAGCACACTTACCTCGACGAGCTCCGACAAAGCAGGCGCAGGCACGGGCCAAAGGCGATGACGGCGCATTCGAGTAATAATTTGCTAGGGTTTGTGCGAGAGTTTTTGTTCGATAAGGCGGTGACGCCGAGCGACGTCGGGAAGCTGAACCGGCTGGTCATCCCGAAGCAGCACGCGGAAAGGCACTTCGCTCTGAAGAGCGAAGACATCGCCGGAAAGGGGGTGCTGCTAAATTTCGAGGACGGCGACGGGAAGGTGTGGCGGCTCCGGTACTCTTACTGGAAGAGTAGCGAAAGCTACGTGCTGACGAAAGGATGGAGCCGCTTCGTGAAGGAGAAGGGTTTGAAACCCAGGGATGTCGTCGGCTTCTGGAGGTCGTCGAGCGGACTGGAGCAGCAGCTCTACATCGATGTCAAACAGAGGGCTGCGATGCCGGAAGGCGGTCGCATCATGCAGCCGCCGGCTGCAGTCAGGGATGCTCAAATGGTTAGGCTTTTTGGGGTGAACATCTTCAATAATACCCGAGTCGGCGGGGGTGAAGGTCTCGACAGAGGTGGCaacggcagcagcggcggcggcgatggcgacggcgacggatATCATATAAGAAGCAAAGAGATAGAGTTATTTCCGCGGCAGCTTTTCT ATGATGCAAGTGTACATTTTGTTGATGGAGGAGGAGATCAAAGCTATGTCGATTAA
- the LOC109708042 gene encoding probable cysteine protease RD19D, with translation MEGELRSSLSVAALSLVLLLTRAAGASYEAGPRIRQVTSALGSPEAEFEAFVRGYGKEYGDRAEYAHRLGVFARNMVRAAEHQILDPTAEHGITPFSDLTEDEFEARLTGLGARERKGHWHPTAPETDVEGLPSSFDWREKGAVTDVKTQGVCGSCWAFSTTGAVEGANFAATGKLLSLSEQQLIDCDHTCDAVEKDECDNGCNGGLMTNAYRYLMQAGGLEEERSYPYTGKQGECKFNKDKIAVRIANFTNIPLDEDQIMANLVRRGPLAVGLNAAFMQTYIRGVSCPLICPKKWVNHGVLLVGYGSRGFSILRLGYKPYWIIKNSWGEHWGENGYYRLCRGHNICGIDSMVSAVAASPSR, from the exons ATGGAAGGGGAACTCCGGAGCTCGTTATCCGTCGCTGCGCTCTCCCTCGTCCTCCTCTTAACGCGCGCCGCGGGCGCATCTTACGAGGCGGGCCCCAGGATCCGGCAGGTGACGTCAGCCCTAGGGAGCCCGGAGGCGGAGTTCGAGGCGTTCGTGCGGGGGTACGGGAAGGAGTACGGGGACCGGGCGGAGTACGCTCACCGGCTGGGGGTGTTCGCGCGGAACATGGTCCGCGCGGCGGAGCACCAGATCCTGGACCCCACCGCGGAGCACGGGATCACGCCCTTCTCCGACCTCACCGAGGACGAGTTCGAGGCGCGGCTCACGGGCCTCGgggcgagggagaggaaggGGCACTGGCACCCGACCGCGCCGGAGACGGACGTGGAGGGCCTCCCCTCGAGCTTCGATTGGAGGGAGAAGGGAGCGGTTACGGACGTTAAGACGCAG GGCGTGTGTGGATCGTGCTGGGCATTTAGCACAACCGGAGCGGTGGAAGGCGCGAACTTTGCAGCAACTGGGAAGCTCCTGAGCCTCAGTGAGCAGCAACTCATTGACTGTGACCATACA tgcGATGCTGTGGAGAAAGACGAGTGCGACAACGGGTGCAACGGCGGGCTCATGACGAACGCCTACCGCTACCTGATGCAAGCGGGTGGACTGGAAGAGGAGAGATCTTACCCTTACACTGGAAAGCAAGGGGAGTGCAAGTTCAACAAAGACAAGATCGCCGTTCGCATCGCAAACTTCACAAACATACCTCTTGATGAGGATCAAATCATGGCTAATCTCGTTCGCCGCGGGCCTCTTGCAG TTGGTCTGAATGCGGCTTTCATGCAGACTTATATCCGAGGGGTGTCCTGCCCGCTGATATGCCCGAAGAAGTGGGTGAACCATGGCGTGCTTCTCGTCGGTTACGGGTCCAGAGGATTTTCGATCCTCAGGCTCGGATACAAGCCGTATTGGATCATAAAGAACTCGTGGGGTGAGCACTGGGGAGAAAACGGATACTACCGACTTTGCAGGGGACATAACATTTGCGGCATAGATAGCATGGTGTCTGCAGTAGCAGCCTCGCCGTCGAGGTAG